One part of the Archangium lipolyticum genome encodes these proteins:
- a CDS encoding RsbRD N-terminal domain-containing protein encodes MGLAQLIENHKQEVLVRWKEMVRTLSDARKLSEESLENHVPHLLDWLAERLRERASTNDYGTRMLSREHAFQRVGDQFDLVEVLAELAVLREVLIGLWVEEPAGVAPVEVLHLNQDLDDVVTVCTTEFARQVLVRYGASREATESMGH; translated from the coding sequence ATGGGACTCGCCCAACTCATTGAAAACCACAAACAAGAGGTTCTCGTCCGTTGGAAGGAGATGGTGCGCACGCTCAGTGATGCACGGAAACTCTCCGAGGAGAGTCTGGAGAATCACGTCCCGCACCTGCTCGACTGGCTGGCGGAGCGGCTCCGTGAGCGCGCCTCGACCAATGATTATGGCACCCGGATGCTCTCCCGGGAGCACGCCTTCCAGCGGGTCGGGGACCAGTTCGACCTCGTGGAGGTGTTGGCCGAGCTCGCGGTGCTGCGCGAGGTGCTGATCGGCCTCTGGGTCGAGGAGCCAGCCGGGGTAGCGCCCGTCGAGGTGCTCCACCTCAATCAGGACCTCGACGACGTGGTGACGGTCTGCACGACGGAGTTCGCCCGGCAGGTGCTGGTCCGTTACGGCGCCTCGCGGGAGGCAACCGAGTCGATGGGCCATTGA